TGCATGTACTGGATCGTAACCTGGATCAGCTTCGCCGGCTCCGGGAGTTGCTGGGAGACCAAGTGACAACGATCTATGCCAATCAGTCTGCAATTGAAAATAGCCTGAAGTTCGCTGACGTAGTTGTGGCAGCCATTCTGGATCGAGGTGGATTGACCCCCCATGTGATTACCCGTGAAATGGTTAAGAAAATGAAGCATCTGGCTGTTCTGATAGATTATTCTGTGGATGAAGGTGGTGCCAGTGAGACAACCCGTCCAACCCAACTTGCTGATCCAGTATATATAGATGAGGGCGTGATCCACTATTGTATACCCAATATTACATCAGGGATCAATCGAACCACTTCGATCGCATTGAGCAATGTGCTTTCAAAATATCTGAATCAAATTGCGGAGTTGGGAGTTTCCAAGGCTATCAAGGAGTCTTTTGCCTTGAAGAAGGGGCTTTACACACTCGAGGGACGCAACATGCAGCCAGTTCTTAATCGAAGATTTGGGATCAAGATATAATGACATGGGTTAACCAATATCAATCCCGGATCGGGACTCCTGAAGAGGCTATGTCCCTGATCAAGTCAAGAGATTCGGTGTATTTACACGCTGGTGCGGCAACCCCGCAGATATTTGTAAATGCTTTCAGTGAAAGAGTGATGCAATTAGAGGGAGTGGTCATCAGTCACATCCTGAGTCTGGGAAATGCCAAATATGTCACGCCTGAGATGGAAGGTCATGTGCGTTTGAACTCCCTCTTCACCGGAACAAATGTCAGAGAGGCAGTGAATGCCGGTCGGGCAGACTGGACACCCATATTTCTATCTGAGATTCCCGGGCTGTACAAGAATGGTCATATCCCGGTGGATGTAGCCATCATACATATCAGCCCGCCTGATTCACATGGGTTTTGCAGTTTTGGGGTAAGCACAGACACGACCATTGCCGCCTGTAAGGTAGCAAAAACCATTGTTGCCATGGTTAATCAGCAGATGCCCCGGGTGCATGGTGATAATTTTATTCATGCTTCCAAGCTGGATTTCATTGTTGAAGCAGATGAGCCGTTATTTCAGGCACCGAAAGTCGCATTATCTGAGCGCCACATGCAGATCGGTAAGTACATTGCCAGTCTTATCGAAGATGGATCCACCCTGCAGATGGGGATTGGAGCTATTCCCGATGCAACCCTGCATTATCTGAAAGACAAAAGGAACCTGGGTATTCATACAGAAATGTTCAGTGACGGGGTTGTGGAATTGGTCGAATCCGGTGTGATAAATGGCGAAGAGAAGACCCTGCATCCGGGAAAAGTAGTATCCAGCATTGTAATGGGTTCTCAACATGTCTACGACTTCATTCACGAAAATCCGTTTATGGAGTTTCATCCGACAGATTATGTAAATGACCCCTACATTATTGCTCAGAATAGCAAAATGGTTGCTATCAATTCGTCAATAGAAATCGATCTTACCGGTCAGGTTTGTTCAGATTCAATGGGGCGAACGAACTGGTCAGGTATCGGAGGACAGGTTGATTTTATGCGTGGAGCTTCAAGAAGCAAGGGGGGTGTTCCCATTATCGCCATGCCGTCCACTGCTAAAAGGGGAACTCAATCCAGGATCGTTCTGGATCTTAAACCGGGTGCTGCCGTAACCACCAGTCGAGGTGATGTACACAATATCATTACAGAATTTGGGATAGCCCATTTGCACGGAAAAACATTGCGGGAACGGGCCAAGGCATTGATCGAGATCGCCCATCCTGATTTTCGAGAGGAACTGGAACGCCAGTCATTTGAAAGTAAACTGTTATGTTGACACTTCGACAGGCTCAGTGACCGATTCGACAGGCTCAGTGACCGATTCGACAGGCTTGGTGATTACTTGTTGAATTGTTCCATACATCACAATATTGTGAGTGGAGAAAAATACATGAAAAATAAATATAGAAGACACGACATAAATTTTAGGAGGTTCTAAATATGGCTAAGGCTCGTGGACTTGTTGCAGTTAACATTGAGGAATGCAAAGGATGCAATCTCTGCGTTGTAGCATGTCCGGTTGATGTTCTGCATCTTGCAGATAGTTTTAATTCACATGGATATAGTCCGGCTGAATACGATGGTGAAGGCTGTACAGGTTGTGGTGTATGTTATTATGCCTGTCCAGAACCAGGAGCTATCACTGTCTATAAAAACTGGGCTGAAGCTCAGGAAGCATATATATGCCAGACCAAACAGGTGCCGAGCAGGCTTGAAGTAAAGGACTCTGTTAAAGGGATTGCCATTTGTGAAGCCTGCGGTAAGGAAGTGATCTTAAGTAATTTCAGTAATCTTAGTTTTGCGGAGTAGAGCATGGCCAAACAATTTGTAAAAGGAAATGAAGCGATCGTCAAAGGGGCCATATTGGCCGGTTGTCGCGCTTATTATGGTTATCCCATCACGCCAGCAAGTGAGATCGCCCATGCGGCGGCTCTTTATATGCCCATGGTGGGAGGGACCTTTCTACAGGCTGAGAGTGAGATCGCAGCTATCAATATGGTTTATGGTGCCGCTGGAACCGGTATCCGGGCTATGACTGCCAGCTCCAGTCCCGGGTTCAGCTTGAAACAAGAGGGGTTATCATATCTGGCCGGCGCTGAATTACCCTGTGTCGTTGTGGATATCACTCGGGGAGGCCCCGGTCTTGGCAATATTGCTCCTGAACAAGCTGACTATCATCAGGTTGTCAAAGGCGGTGGCCACGGAAACTACAAAAACATCGTTGTTGCCCCCAATTCTGCTCAGGAAATGTGCGATCTGACCATGCTGGCCTTTGAGTTGGCTGACAAGTACCGGAATCCCGCAGTCGTTTTAGCTGATGGATTTATTGGACAGATGATGGAGCCGGTGGATTTCCCAGAGCCGGTCACTGAATTTGCTGAAAAAACCTGGGCTGTTCGTGGTGTGAATAGAGATCGTATGAATTTAGTAAGCTCCATTGAACTGGATCCGGATGACCTGGAACGTCACAATCAGAAATTACAGAGAAAATATGAGATCATTGCCAGTAACGATACACGCTATGAAGAATATCTGCTGGATGATGCTGAGTACGTAGTTGTGGGCTATGGTATTGTATCCCGATTGGTGCATACCGCCATCAATCAGTTGCGGGATGAGGGAGTCAAAGTGGGCTTGTTACGTCCCATAACTCTAATGCCCTATCCAACTGAAAGGTTGGCAGAATTGGCTGCTCTGGACCAAGTTAAAGCTTTTAGCGTCATTGAGTTAAGTAACGGTCAGATGGTTGATGATGTACGTCTGGCTGTGAATGGCACTAAACCGGTGGAATTCTATGGTCGTATGGGTGGGAACGTTCCATCTATTAAAGAATTGGTTCATGAGATCAAACGGATGATGAGGGTACTATGAGCGTCAAAATATTAGGAAAATCAAAAGGCTTCTACGACACCTACGAACGTCGTCCTGGAAGTAACAAAGAGCAAACTCATTATTGTCCGGGATGTGGTCATGGTATTCTCCACAAAATGATCACCGAAGCGTTAGTGGATTTCGATGTCGCTGAAAATATGATCTTTATCAGTCCTGTGGGTTGCAGTGTCTTTGCCTACTACTATTTTAATGCTGGTAATATTCAGGCTGCTCATGGACGTGCACCAGCAGTGGCTACCGGTGTCAAGCGGGCAATGCCTGAATCAATTGTCGTTTCGTACCAGGGTGATGGTGATCTGGCTGCCATCGGTGGGAATGAGATTCTTCACGCTGCCAATCGGGGCGAATCCATAACAGTTTTCTTTGTGAACAATGCAATTTATGGCATGACTGGAGGTCAGATGGCACCAACCACTCTGATCGGGCAGAAGACCACAACAACACCGTATGGCCGCACCCTGAAGAATGAGGGCTATCCCATAAAGATGGCTGAGATCATTGCCAGTCTGGAATCACCTGTCTATGTCGAGCGGGTCATGTTGGCTGACGTGCGCTCCAAAAATGCTGCTCGAAAAGCGGTCCGAAAAGGCATCAAGAATCAGATCGAGAAGAAGGGGTTCTCCTTTATTGAAGTCCTTTCGACCTGTCCTACCGGCTGGAAGATGTCTGCTCCTCAGGCAGAGGAATGGATCAAAACCACATTAGTCGAGAATTTCCCGTTGGGAGTGTACAAAGATATCTCTGACCAGGTTGAGCCCCTGGATCTGAGTCAGAACTTGGCCGCTCCAGAGAGAGTTCCCAAGCTGATCGGGCTGGAACAGGGCAAAATGGAATTTGATACTACTTCGATGAAGATCGCTGCTGAGATAGATCAGGAGATCAAGATTGCCGGGTTCGGGGGACAGGGGGTTCTGTCTCTGGGCGTTTGGTTAAGCGAGATCGGAATGCGTGAAGATCTGGAAGTAAGCTGGATCCCATCCTATGGTCCTGAGATGCGAGGCGGCACTGCCAACTGTCATGTGAAATTATCGCGAGCCAGTATCGGTTCGCCTCTGGTAACTTACCCCACAATTTTGGTTGCCATGAATCGACCTTCATTGGAAAAATTTGAGGATGATGTCGTTGAAGGCGGTGCCATTGTGTGGGACAGTGCTTTGATCGATAACGGACCGCAACGAAAAGATATTCAAAATATTCCGGTGCCGGCCACTCAGATTGCCAAAGATCTGGGGAATAGCAAAGTTTCCAACGTGGTACTGCTTGGTGTATTGGCCGGATTCTCAGATTTTCTTGATCCATTGGTGGTTCAGCAGGTTTTACCGATTATCTTTAAGAAGAAACACCTTTTAGAGATCAACTTGGTCGCATTCAAGAAAGGTCTCGAACTGGGGAGGGAACTGTCAACATAATTTTGCAAATATCACCATGAAGATCATGAAGTGAATGAAGAGAGAAACAATAATTTGCTTTCGGATCGATATTATGAGATGGTAGCAAAGATTTCTCAAAAGGACTTCTTGATGATCTTCATGACAAAAAGCAATCACAGAGGAGACTAAAATGCAGTTCAAAAAGATCCTGGTACCAACAGATTTTTCAGAATCAGCCAAATATGCTCTGCCATTTGCAGTAGATCTGGCAAAGAAGTATGCTGCTAGTCTGCATGTACTCCACGTAGTTGAGCCGATTGTAGCCCCGGTCGATTTTGCCTGGGGTACCTATAGTTATCCTGATATTGAGAAACAATTAAGTGGCTATGTGGATGAATCCCTGACCAAGATCATTGAGGAACAGATCCCAACTGAGATCGTCAGTGATTCAACCAGTCTGCATGGAAAACCATGGCGGGAGATCGTTTCATTTGCCCGGGATCAAAAAATGGATCTGATTGTCATGGCTACTCATGGTCTGAGTGGTTTGAGTCACGCTCTTTATGGATCGACAGCTGAAAAGGTGGTGCGTAAGGCACCTTGCCCCGTACTCATTGTTCGTCATCCTGATGTTAAATTTGAGATGCCTTGATAGTTTTTCACAGATAGCTTGCCTGTCGACCATTAAGCACCGGCATATCAATAGATACTTTAAGCATGGGTGATAGTTGTCAACATCTTGCATTAACTTTATAACATATCTGCAATCTCCTGTAATACAGTAACATAGAGGAATATTATGGTGCAGTATAGTATTGGCTTGAATTGTGTTGTTCATGAGATCAGGTTGAGCAGTATTCTGATGAATTAGATGCAAATCAGTTTAGCAATTACTGCCCTTTATAATATCTTCACCGCCTATGGATAATCACGTGACCGAACTGGAAACCGCCAAAATAATCTCAAGTCTGGAGCATGTCTATCAGCTGAAGTCCATACCCAGAAGTGGGTGGCTGCAGGCTGGTATTCCTGTTGCTGGAGTCGAATCGATCGCTGGTCATAGTTACGGCATGTCCATGCTGGTTCTTTATCTCCGGTCAGAACTGCAGACCAGAGGCGTTGATATTGAGCGGGTCATGCATATGGCTGTAATCCATGATATGGCTGAAGCTATTGTGGGTGACATCACCCCTCAGGATCAGATTGCTGTCTCAGAAAAGTTTGCTGCTGAATCAGCAGCGTTCGATGAAATAATAGACAGCGTGCGCGAAGGTGAATATTTTCGGGAGTTGTGGGATGAATTTGAATCAGGACAGACTCCGGAAGCGCAAGTGGTCAAACGGCTGGACAAGCTCGACATGCTGATCCAAGCTTATTATTATGAAAAGAAATATGAGGTTAACCTCGATTCATTTTGGAAAAATATGGATGATTTTTTTAAGGATAGTGAATCTGAGTCGATATATGATCATATACGGTTGAATCGATCTCAAACTAAAGGAAACAAGGAATGAGGATAATTGTACTTATTAAGTTGATATTGCTGACCTTCCTGGTCATCAGTCCAATTTTTGCTGAAGAAGCTGTTCATGTTGAAGAACAGCATGGCACAGAACATATCATGAGCCAGGCAAGTGAAGCCCATAGCGAGGCTCAGACTGAACATCACAGTGTTTTGCCACCCATCTGGCTGGTAGTGCCATTTATCATATTATTAATTATGATAGCCACCGGTCCTTTGTTCTTTCCCCATCTTTGGGAACATCATTATCCGAAAATAGCGATGACGTTAGGGACGATTGTGGCTCTCTACTATGGTTTTGCCATGGATCATGGAGTCCACAATCTGCTGCATACATTGGAAGAGTATATCTCCTTTATCGCGTTGTTGACCGCACTGTTTGTTGCCTCGGGTGGAATTCTCATCAAATTCAATATGACGGGTAAACCGCTGGCAAATGCGGCAATTCTGCTGGGGGGTGCCGTTCTATCCAACCTGATTGGAACCACAGGGGCTTCCATGTTATTGATCAGACCATTTATGCGCTTGAATGAGGGTCGCCTGAAACCATTTCATATCATATTCTTTATTTTTGTGGTGAGCAATATTGGCGGTGGACTGACTCCCATTGGTGATCCGCCGTTATTTCTGGGCTTTCTCAAGGGAGTACCCTTTTTCTGGGTGATCAGCAATGTCTGGCATATCTGGTTGGTCACTGTATTAGCTGTGGTCGGAGTGTTCGTAGCCTTTGATATGCGGGTTCCCAGTGGCAGTGCTCCTACAGGCGATGGTAAGGTTCTGGAAATTGTCGGTGCTAAAAATTTCTTATACCTGGGTGTTGTGATCCTGTCTGTCTTTATGGATCCAGCCGTTATCGAAGGTTTTCCAAGCTTGCAAAAGATGTTGCATGTGCCTTTTGGAATCCGGGAGATCATTATGTTTACCACGGCCTATCTGGCTTATCGAAATGGCAACAGGGAGGCTTTACGGGGCAATGAATTCAACTTTGAACCCATAAAGGAGGTCGCCTACCTCTTTGTGGGGATCTTTGCCACGATGATTCCGGCTCTTCAGTTGATCGGCGCTTATGCCAAGGAGCATGCTGCAGAATTCACAGTAACCCGATTTTACTGGCTTACTGGATCATTGTCTGGTGTGTTGGATAATGCCCCGACCTACTTGAATTTCCTGGCTGGTGCTCTTGGTAAGTTTGGTCTGGACATGGGGACGCTAAGTGATGTTCAACATTTTGTGGCAGGAACGCCTTCACCTGTGGCTGGTGACAGTTCATCGATCATCTACCTCATGGCCATTTCAATAGCTGCTGTCTTTTTTGGAGCCATGACCTATATTGGGAATGCACCAAACTTTATGGTGAAGAACATTGCTGAGCAGGCTGGTGTGGATGTCCCCAGTTTTCTTGGATATATCTTCAAATATTCGATTCCGATCCTGCTGCCGATCTTTTTGGTTGTTTGGTGGGTCTTCTTTAATCTTTAATCCGTTGGAGTAGGAGCATTACAATGAGTAAATCTATTCGTCAAGCCATCGAAGCTCAGGAGAAAGGCTTTCTGATCAAGAATTCCATATTCTTGCCCTTTCATATCGAACTGCTCAGTGTTTGGATAGGCAAAGATATGTCCCTTTTGTCAAAACCGAATACCCTGACTGACTTCAGTGATCAGAA
This Candidatus Neomarinimicrobiota bacterium DNA region includes the following protein-coding sequences:
- a CDS encoding ferredoxin family protein, producing the protein MAKARGLVAVNIEECKGCNLCVVACPVDVLHLADSFNSHGYSPAEYDGEGCTGCGVCYYACPEPGAITVYKNWAEAQEAYICQTKQVPSRLEVKDSVKGIAICEACGKEVILSNFSNLSFAE
- a CDS encoding 3-methyl-2-oxobutanoate dehydrogenase subunit VorB; protein product: MAKQFVKGNEAIVKGAILAGCRAYYGYPITPASEIAHAAALYMPMVGGTFLQAESEIAAINMVYGAAGTGIRAMTASSSPGFSLKQEGLSYLAGAELPCVVVDITRGGPGLGNIAPEQADYHQVVKGGGHGNYKNIVVAPNSAQEMCDLTMLAFELADKYRNPAVVLADGFIGQMMEPVDFPEPVTEFAEKTWAVRGVNRDRMNLVSSIELDPDDLERHNQKLQRKYEIIASNDTRYEEYLLDDAEYVVVGYGIVSRLVHTAINQLRDEGVKVGLLRPITLMPYPTERLAELAALDQVKAFSVIELSNGQMVDDVRLAVNGTKPVEFYGRMGGNVPSIKELVHEIKRMMRVL
- a CDS encoding acetyl-CoA hydrolase/transferase C-terminal domain-containing protein is translated as MTWVNQYQSRIGTPEEAMSLIKSRDSVYLHAGAATPQIFVNAFSERVMQLEGVVISHILSLGNAKYVTPEMEGHVRLNSLFTGTNVREAVNAGRADWTPIFLSEIPGLYKNGHIPVDVAIIHISPPDSHGFCSFGVSTDTTIAACKVAKTIVAMVNQQMPRVHGDNFIHASKLDFIVEADEPLFQAPKVALSERHMQIGKYIASLIEDGSTLQMGIGAIPDATLHYLKDKRNLGIHTEMFSDGVVELVESGVINGEEKTLHPGKVVSSIVMGSQHVYDFIHENPFMEFHPTDYVNDPYIIAQNSKMVAINSSIEIDLTGQVCSDSMGRTNWSGIGGQVDFMRGASRSKGGVPIIAMPSTAKRGTQSRIVLDLKPGAAVTTSRGDVHNIITEFGIAHLHGKTLRERAKALIEIAHPDFREELERQSFESKLLC
- a CDS encoding HD domain-containing protein, with translation MTELETAKIISSLEHVYQLKSIPRSGWLQAGIPVAGVESIAGHSYGMSMLVLYLRSELQTRGVDIERVMHMAVIHDMAEAIVGDITPQDQIAVSEKFAAESAAFDEIIDSVREGEYFRELWDEFESGQTPEAQVVKRLDKLDMLIQAYYYEKKYEVNLDSFWKNMDDFFKDSESESIYDHIRLNRSQTKGNKE
- a CDS encoding universal stress protein, with translation MQFKKILVPTDFSESAKYALPFAVDLAKKYAASLHVLHVVEPIVAPVDFAWGTYSYPDIEKQLSGYVDESLTKIIEEQIPTEIVSDSTSLHGKPWREIVSFARDQKMDLIVMATHGLSGLSHALYGSTAEKVVRKAPCPVLIVRHPDVKFEMP
- a CDS encoding sodium:proton antiporter, with protein sequence MSQASEAHSEAQTEHHSVLPPIWLVVPFIILLIMIATGPLFFPHLWEHHYPKIAMTLGTIVALYYGFAMDHGVHNLLHTLEEYISFIALLTALFVASGGILIKFNMTGKPLANAAILLGGAVLSNLIGTTGASMLLIRPFMRLNEGRLKPFHIIFFIFVVSNIGGGLTPIGDPPLFLGFLKGVPFFWVISNVWHIWLVTVLAVVGVFVAFDMRVPSGSAPTGDGKVLEIVGAKNFLYLGVVILSVFMDPAVIEGFPSLQKMLHVPFGIREIIMFTTAYLAYRNGNREALRGNEFNFEPIKEVAYLFVGIFATMIPALQLIGAYAKEHAAEFTVTRFYWLTGSLSGVLDNAPTYLNFLAGALGKFGLDMGTLSDVQHFVAGTPSPVAGDSSSIIYLMAISIAAVFFGAMTYIGNAPNFMVKNIAEQAGVDVPSFLGYIFKYSIPILLPIFLVVWWVFFNL
- a CDS encoding 2-oxoacid:acceptor oxidoreductase family protein, with protein sequence MSVKILGKSKGFYDTYERRPGSNKEQTHYCPGCGHGILHKMITEALVDFDVAENMIFISPVGCSVFAYYYFNAGNIQAAHGRAPAVATGVKRAMPESIVVSYQGDGDLAAIGGNEILHAANRGESITVFFVNNAIYGMTGGQMAPTTLIGQKTTTTPYGRTLKNEGYPIKMAEIIASLESPVYVERVMLADVRSKNAARKAVRKGIKNQIEKKGFSFIEVLSTCPTGWKMSAPQAEEWIKTTLVENFPLGVYKDISDQVEPLDLSQNLAAPERVPKLIGLEQGKMEFDTTSMKIAAEIDQEIKIAGFGGQGVLSLGVWLSEIGMREDLEVSWIPSYGPEMRGGTANCHVKLSRASIGSPLVTYPTILVAMNRPSLEKFEDDVVEGGAIVWDSALIDNGPQRKDIQNIPVPATQIAKDLGNSKVSNVVLLGVLAGFSDFLDPLVVQQVLPIIFKKKHLLEINLVAFKKGLELGRELST